The Vicinamibacterales bacterium nucleotide sequence CGGCCTCGGTCTTGCCGAACTTCGTACCCGCCGCCGTGGTCATCAGCGGCCACACCAGGCCGTGGACCTTGCGGTTGCGCAGCTTGCGCACGAGCTCGATGCCGGCAGTGATGTTCCCCCACTGATCGCTGCCGCCCATCTGCAGCGTGCACTGATAGCGGTCGAACAGCTCGAGGTAATCGCGCGCCTGCAGGAGCGGGTAGCTGAACTCGGTGAAGGAGATGCCTTCGTCGCTCTCCAGCCGCCGGCTCACCGCCTCCTTCTGAAGCAGGTAATTGACCGTGAAGTACTTGCCGGTGTCGCGCAGGAAGCCGAGCAGGTCGAACGACGCCAGCCAGTCGGCGTTGTTGATGATCCGCGCGGGATTGGTGCGGCTCTCGAAGTCGAGCACGCGGGCGAGCTGCGGCCGGATGCCGGCGATGTTGCGCTCGATGTCCTCGCGCGAGAGCAGCGGCCGTTCCTGCGTGGGTTTGGGATCGCCGATCATCCCGGTGCCGCCGCCGACGATCGCAATCGGGACGTGCCCGAACCGCTGCACCCGCGCGAGTCCCAGCATGGTGAGCAGCGAGCCGACGTGCAGGCTGTCGGCGGTGGGATCGAAACCGATGTAAGTGGTCACCGGCCCGGCGGCGAGCGCGTCGCGCAGGCCGTCGGTCGACTCCGACACCATGCCGCGCCAGAGCAGGTCCTC carries:
- the tyrS gene encoding tyrosine--tRNA ligase, which gives rise to MAGVDLYEDLLWRGMVSESTDGLRDALAAGPVTTYIGFDPTADSLHVGSLLTMLGLARVQRFGHVPIAIVGGGTGMIGDPKPTQERPLLSREDIERNIAGIRPQLARVLDFESRTNPARIINNADWLASFDLLGFLRDTGKYFTVNYLLQKEAVSRRLESDEGISFTEFSYPLLQARDYLELFDRYQCTLQMGGSDQWGNITAGIELVRKLRNRKVHGLVWPLMTTAAGTKFGKTEAGTVWLDAARTSPFRFYQFWLNADDRDVVRYLKFFTFKPREEIDALAQAVSERPERREAQRALARDVTALVHGEDQVQRAERAADVLFGEDIRHAAIQDVLMVFEDAPSTELSLPPDGMPLAELLATVKLAPSRSEAVRLIKSRGIYVNNVRATEERARLTPADAIGGTLFVLRKGRKDHHIVKLR